In one Haloplanus salinus genomic region, the following are encoded:
- a CDS encoding phosphomannomutase gives MDLFGTAGIRGDVRTAVTPELAVAVGRATARDATEVVIGRDGRTTGGALAAAVEAGVRSGGASVRRLGVVPTPALAFASQGRHGVMLTASHNPPGDNGIKCFVDGVEFDREREAEVERRVDAADPPVDWDAWGEARGASVLDAYRVAVADYARGFGAPLDGLPVAVDCGNGMGALATPTVLRTLGASVETLEGNVDGHFPGRESKPTPESLTALRRFVADGEAAVGVGHDGDADRIVIVDGSGEVVHEDTVLAILAERYVRASDAADPVVVTTPNASARIDDRVREAGGRVERVRLGALHEGVARVRAEVGTVVFAAEPWKHLHPDFGGWIDAVASAAVFARHVANEGLDGLRAPVTERPYRKVSVPCPDGAKAAAMARLRDSLPEAFPDASVDTEHGVRLERPDGSWLLVRPSGTEPYVRLYAESEAVDELVATARADAERAVEDAS, from the coding sequence ATGGATCTCTTCGGGACTGCGGGTATCCGCGGCGACGTACGGACGGCGGTGACGCCGGAACTCGCGGTGGCGGTCGGGCGGGCGACCGCTCGCGACGCAACCGAGGTGGTGATCGGACGCGACGGCCGAACCACGGGCGGGGCGCTCGCCGCCGCCGTCGAGGCCGGCGTCCGCTCCGGCGGCGCGTCGGTCCGCCGCCTCGGCGTCGTCCCCACCCCCGCCCTCGCTTTCGCCTCGCAGGGTCGGCACGGCGTGATGCTCACTGCCTCACACAACCCTCCCGGCGACAACGGCATCAAGTGTTTCGTCGACGGCGTCGAGTTCGACCGGGAGCGGGAGGCGGAGGTGGAGCGCCGCGTCGACGCCGCCGACCCCCCAGTCGACTGGGACGCGTGGGGCGAGGCGCGCGGGGCGTCGGTGCTCGACGCCTACCGCGTGGCCGTCGCCGACTACGCTCGCGGGTTCGGCGCGCCCCTCGACGGCCTCCCGGTCGCCGTCGACTGCGGCAACGGAATGGGGGCGCTCGCGACGCCGACGGTCCTCCGCACACTCGGTGCGTCGGTCGAGACGCTGGAGGGCAACGTCGACGGCCACTTCCCCGGCCGCGAGAGCAAGCCCACGCCGGAGTCCCTGACCGCGCTCCGCCGGTTCGTCGCCGACGGCGAGGCGGCAGTCGGGGTCGGCCACGACGGCGACGCCGACCGCATCGTGATCGTCGACGGTTCGGGCGAGGTGGTCCACGAAGATACCGTCCTCGCCATCCTCGCGGAGCGATACGTCCGGGCGAGCGACGCCGCCGACCCCGTGGTCGTGACGACGCCCAACGCCTCCGCACGGATCGACGACCGGGTCCGCGAGGCCGGCGGCCGGGTCGAACGCGTCCGCCTCGGCGCCCTCCACGAGGGAGTGGCGCGGGTGCGAGCCGAGGTGGGCACCGTCGTCTTCGCCGCCGAACCGTGGAAACATCTCCACCCCGACTTCGGCGGGTGGATCGACGCCGTCGCCAGCGCGGCCGTCTTCGCCCGGCACGTCGCGAACGAGGGGTTGGACGGCCTTCGCGCGCCCGTCACCGAACGCCCCTATCGGAAGGTGAGCGTCCCCTGCCCCGACGGGGCGAAGGCAGCCGCGATGGCGCGGCTCCGCGACTCGCTCCCCGAGGCGTTCCCCGACGCGAGCGTCGACACCGAGCACGGCGTGCGCCTCGAACGTCCCGACGGGTCGTGGCTGCTCGTCCGCCCCAGCGGGACGGAGCCGTACGTCCGCCTGTACGCCGAGAGCGAGGCCGTCGACGAACTCGTGGCGACGGCCCGGGCGGACGCCGAACGGGCAGTCGAGGACGCGTCCTGA
- a CDS encoding geranylgeranyl reductase family protein, whose translation MTTHEYDVVVVGAGTAGCYAAASAARDGLNVVVVERKDEQEAGHIACGDALKGADTFPEAIPKSRIEDSFTNTGVDHGRFELPQHDTVLDIPVPGELAVIDRYAFGRRIIEGAEAAGADFHYDTVVQDVLQDGARITGVRGTRKGDPVTYEAAVTVDAAGALSILQDKADFDDATFDTNVSYSQFCSAYREIVEVPEEVEWDDALVFKPTQRAAGYLWYFPRTSTTINAGLGFQMTEEPMKLVQDLQADLQRRPEFEGAEVTDKLGAALPTRRPYDSAVAPGFVAVGDAAGHVNPTTGGGIAGAAYAGTYAAEAIADAVDDPTEAALWEYNERVMDHFGGRYAGLDVYNVLSTAIDVDDLMGLLASLPGEKLAEALYSGSTSMGLGLKIKSAIKSFGYWGTILDFYRTKQLAEDLMNRYEAYPSDPSGLAAWQGERDDLMERVYETTGADPKY comes from the coding sequence ATGACCACCCACGAGTACGACGTCGTCGTCGTCGGTGCGGGGACCGCGGGCTGTTACGCCGCGGCCAGCGCCGCTCGCGACGGCCTCAACGTCGTCGTCGTCGAACGAAAGGACGAGCAGGAAGCGGGCCACATCGCGTGTGGCGACGCGCTCAAGGGCGCGGACACGTTTCCCGAGGCCATCCCGAAATCGAGGATCGAGGACTCGTTTACCAACACCGGCGTCGACCACGGTCGATTCGAACTCCCTCAGCACGACACGGTACTCGACATTCCGGTGCCGGGCGAACTCGCCGTCATCGACCGCTACGCGTTCGGCCGTCGCATCATCGAAGGGGCCGAGGCTGCCGGCGCCGACTTCCACTACGACACCGTGGTACAGGACGTGTTACAGGACGGCGCCCGTATCACGGGCGTCCGTGGGACGCGGAAGGGCGACCCCGTCACCTACGAGGCCGCGGTGACCGTCGACGCCGCCGGCGCCCTCTCCATCCTACAGGACAAAGCCGACTTCGACGACGCCACCTTCGACACCAACGTCTCCTACTCCCAGTTCTGCTCGGCCTACCGCGAAATCGTCGAGGTGCCCGAGGAAGTCGAGTGGGACGACGCCCTCGTGTTCAAGCCGACCCAGCGCGCCGCGGGCTATCTCTGGTACTTCCCGCGGACGAGCACGACGATCAACGCCGGCCTCGGCTTCCAGATGACGGAGGAGCCGATGAAGCTGGTGCAGGACCTGCAAGCCGACCTCCAGCGCCGGCCGGAGTTCGAGGGTGCCGAGGTCACGGACAAACTCGGCGCCGCGCTCCCGACCCGCCGTCCGTACGACTCGGCCGTCGCGCCGGGCTTCGTCGCCGTCGGCGACGCCGCCGGTCACGTCAACCCCACTACCGGTGGCGGCATCGCCGGTGCCGCCTACGCCGGCACCTACGCCGCCGAGGCCATCGCCGACGCCGTCGACGACCCCACCGAGGCGGCGCTCTGGGAGTACAACGAGCGCGTGATGGACCACTTCGGCGGCCGGTACGCCGGCCTCGACGTGTACAACGTCCTCTCGACGGCCATCGACGTCGACGACCTGATGGGCCTGCTCGCGTCGCTCCCCGGCGAGAAGCTCGCGGAGGCCCTGTATTCCGGCTCGACCTCCATGGGGCTCGGCCTGAAGATCAAAAGCGCGATCAAGAGCTTCGGCTACTGGGGGACGATCCTCGATTTCTACCGGACCAAGCAGCTGGCCGAAGACCTGATGAACCGGTACGAGGCGTACCCGTCCGATCCGTCGGGGCTCGCGGCGTGGCAAGGCGAGCGCGACGACCTGATGGAGCGGGTGTACGAGACGACGGGCGCCGACCCGAAGTACTAG
- a CDS encoding amidohydrolase has product MSVSDDLLDLRRDLHRHPEPAWREFYTTARLVDELEKRPLDELHVGPEVLAADRRGVPDDDELDEWARRAVEAGAREDVVERLAGGYTGLVAVLKRGEGPTVGLRVDIDALPIAEADADDHEPASMGFRSENEGYMHACGHDAHATVGVGVLDAVAESDFSGTLKVLFQPSEEIVSGGEPMAEGGHLDDVAYLLALHVGLDHPTGEVVAGVDGFLAQQHFRAEFSGASSHAGGHPERGRNAVQAMATAIGNLYSIPRHDGGATRVNAGLVGGGTASNIVPDEAFIEGEVRGETTELREYMDAHARRILRSAAGMHDCEVDVEYGGRAPGGESDDELAGVVAEVAGETTGVDSVLDSDDLGGSEDATYLMQHVQDRGGLAAYVCVGTDHPGGHHSPTFDVDEETIRIAVDVFGGTIERLGREAM; this is encoded by the coding sequence ATGAGCGTGAGCGACGACCTACTCGACCTGCGCCGCGACCTGCACCGCCACCCCGAACCCGCGTGGCGGGAGTTCTACACCACCGCCCGCCTCGTCGACGAACTCGAGAAACGCCCGCTCGACGAACTCCACGTCGGCCCGGAAGTCCTCGCCGCCGACCGCCGGGGCGTCCCCGACGACGACGAACTCGACGAGTGGGCGCGCCGGGCGGTCGAAGCCGGCGCTCGCGAGGACGTGGTCGAGCGTCTGGCCGGCGGCTACACCGGTCTCGTCGCCGTTCTGAAACGGGGTGAGGGCCCGACCGTCGGCCTCCGGGTCGACATCGACGCCCTGCCGATCGCCGAGGCCGACGCCGACGACCACGAGCCCGCGAGCATGGGTTTTCGCTCCGAGAACGAGGGCTACATGCACGCCTGCGGCCACGACGCCCACGCCACCGTCGGCGTCGGCGTCCTCGACGCCGTCGCCGAGAGCGACTTCTCGGGCACGCTCAAGGTCCTCTTCCAGCCGAGCGAGGAGATCGTCTCCGGCGGCGAGCCGATGGCCGAAGGGGGACACTTGGACGACGTGGCGTACCTCCTCGCGCTCCACGTCGGCCTCGACCACCCGACCGGCGAGGTGGTGGCGGGCGTCGACGGCTTCCTCGCCCAACAGCACTTCCGCGCGGAGTTTTCGGGCGCCTCCTCGCACGCCGGCGGTCACCCCGAACGCGGCCGCAACGCGGTGCAGGCGATGGCGACGGCGATCGGGAACCTCTACTCCATTCCACGCCACGACGGGGGCGCGACGCGGGTCAACGCCGGCCTCGTCGGCGGCGGCACCGCCTCGAACATCGTCCCCGATGAGGCGTTCATCGAGGGCGAGGTGCGCGGCGAGACGACCGAGTTGCGGGAGTACATGGACGCCCACGCGCGGCGGATCCTCCGGTCGGCCGCGGGGATGCACGACTGCGAGGTCGACGTCGAGTACGGGGGTCGGGCACCGGGCGGCGAGAGCGACGACGAACTGGCCGGCGTCGTCGCGGAGGTAGCCGGCGAGACGACCGGCGTCGACTCCGTCCTCGACAGCGACGACCTCGGTGGCAGCGAGGACGCCACGTACCTCATGCAACACGTTCAGGACCGGGGCGGGCTCGCCGCCTACGTCTGCGTCGGCACCGACCACCCCGGCGGTCATCACTCGCCGACCTTCGACGTGGACGAGGAGACCATCCGCATCGCCGTCGACGTGTTCGGCGGGACGATAGAGCGGCTCGGGCGGGAGGCGATGTGA
- a CDS encoding MFS transporter, producing the protein MTTTTRRTWGLVAGASLVSTGLAAYEIVPASVTPLVRESLRIDSTAAGLLVGVMFGTAVVASLPAGAALDRADSRTAMAVATLALFVAGGWGWVAGRNGNYRSLLASRALGGVAYVVVWNAGIDMVSRAVDGDNRATAVGVFTASGPVGFALGQGTGPLVAGAFGWPAIFPAFTGVALVGLLVFWPTSRGLGRSPDGAPSAGEFGAVLRDGTVWTVGALGFLGYALYLFVNSWGASYLSAEVGLSLALSGLLVAAFPAIGVVARVSSGLLSDRLFGGRRRPVVLASFGFAAPLVLVFTRLDSIPLLLAVLLLAGFAIQLTLGLSFTYVRELVDARVAATAVAFQTSVGLAGAFVAPTAGGAVVDAAGFDAAFALAGLLAVCGVVLAWWAPEPANR; encoded by the coding sequence ATGACTACCACGACCCGGCGGACGTGGGGGCTCGTCGCCGGTGCCAGCCTCGTCTCGACGGGACTGGCCGCCTACGAGATCGTGCCCGCGAGCGTGACGCCGCTCGTCCGCGAATCGTTACGGATCGACTCGACCGCCGCCGGACTCCTAGTCGGCGTCATGTTCGGTACGGCGGTGGTGGCGAGCCTCCCGGCCGGCGCGGCCCTCGACCGCGCCGACTCCCGGACCGCGATGGCCGTCGCGACGCTGGCGCTGTTCGTCGCCGGCGGCTGGGGGTGGGTCGCGGGACGGAACGGTAACTACCGGTCGTTACTCGCCTCGCGGGCGCTCGGCGGCGTCGCGTACGTCGTCGTCTGGAACGCCGGCATCGACATGGTGAGTCGGGCGGTCGACGGCGACAACCGGGCGACGGCCGTGGGCGTCTTCACCGCCAGCGGCCCGGTCGGGTTCGCGCTCGGACAGGGGACGGGGCCGCTCGTCGCCGGCGCGTTCGGCTGGCCCGCCATCTTCCCCGCGTTCACCGGGGTGGCGCTCGTCGGCCTCCTCGTGTTCTGGCCGACGAGTCGGGGACTCGGACGGAGTCCGGACGGCGCGCCCTCCGCCGGCGAATTCGGCGCCGTCCTCCGCGACGGAACCGTCTGGACCGTCGGGGCGCTCGGCTTCCTCGGCTACGCGCTGTATCTCTTCGTGAACAGTTGGGGGGCGTCGTATCTCTCCGCGGAGGTGGGCCTCTCGCTGGCGTTGAGCGGGCTCCTCGTCGCCGCGTTCCCCGCCATCGGCGTCGTCGCTCGCGTCAGTAGCGGGCTGCTCTCGGACCGGTTGTTCGGCGGCCGTCGCCGGCCGGTCGTCCTCGCCTCGTTCGGCTTCGCAGCCCCGCTCGTGTTGGTGTTCACCCGCCTCGACTCGATCCCGCTGCTCCTCGCAGTCCTGTTGCTCGCCGGGTTCGCGATCCAGCTTACACTGGGGCTGTCGTTCACGTACGTCCGGGAACTGGTCGACGCTCGCGTCGCCGCAACCGCCGTCGCCTTCCAGACGAGCGTCGGACTGGCCGGAGCCTTCGTCGCCCCGACCGCGGGCGGTGCAGTCGTCGACGCGGCCGGCTTCGACGCGGCGTTCGCACTCGCCGGACTCCTCGCCGTCTGCGGCGTCGTGTTGGCGTGGTGGGCACCCGAGCCCGCGAACCGATGA
- a CDS encoding Na+/H+ antiporter NhaC family protein has translation MSDHDLPDDPPDASRIKFYGGRGMSALPLAVFIVWAIVQSGLLGIGDTSGLVIGMLVGLIVGMLFVKGNWKGYADTIFEGMTQRVAATAVVAWLWAGMFADTIQAGGFVDGLVWASSAANVGAALFPALTFIFAALLATGIGTGYGTAVAFTSLVFPAGVLLGADPVLMFGAILSGAVFGDNLAPVSDTTIVSAVTQDADIGGVVASRFKYALVAAVLALASYVVAGGAMAGEPLDVGATAAAGAGPLGLVHLASIALVIGTAVQGRHIIEAISWGLIASVALNLALGLAPASAMLVFRSASESGIAATLDGLPVLGAVIEVSPDASAAVGGSLYTGALGFFPLIVLVLLIVGAAQVMRAGGGFAAIEGWLLENVATTVRRAETTMVIGTAIVNATITINTAAEIAIAPFIRTLGQRFNINGYRRANILDANTSALGYIFPWGGGVLAGYAAMIQLPQQFDWFTEAMLANPAAVWPYVFHGWFLVAVFLVAAWTGYGLEYVPDRQSEEVARV, from the coding sequence ATGAGCGACCACGACTTACCCGACGACCCGCCGGATGCGTCGCGCATCAAATTCTACGGCGGCCGGGGGATGAGTGCCCTCCCGCTCGCCGTCTTCATCGTCTGGGCCATCGTTCAAAGTGGCCTCCTCGGTATCGGCGATACGTCCGGCCTCGTCATCGGCATGCTCGTCGGCCTCATCGTCGGCATGCTGTTCGTAAAGGGGAACTGGAAGGGCTATGCGGACACCATCTTCGAGGGGATGACCCAGCGCGTGGCTGCCACGGCGGTCGTGGCCTGGCTCTGGGCCGGCATGTTCGCCGACACCATCCAGGCCGGCGGCTTCGTCGACGGCCTCGTCTGGGCCTCTTCGGCGGCGAACGTCGGCGCGGCGCTGTTTCCGGCGCTGACGTTCATCTTCGCCGCCTTGCTGGCGACGGGCATCGGCACCGGCTACGGCACCGCCGTCGCCTTCACGAGCCTCGTCTTCCCCGCGGGCGTCCTGCTGGGGGCCGATCCGGTCCTCATGTTCGGTGCCATCCTCTCCGGCGCCGTCTTCGGCGACAACCTCGCGCCCGTCTCGGACACCACCATCGTGAGCGCGGTGACCCAGGACGCCGACATCGGCGGCGTCGTCGCCTCGCGGTTCAAGTACGCCCTCGTCGCTGCCGTTCTCGCGCTGGCGAGCTACGTCGTCGCCGGCGGGGCGATGGCGGGCGAACCGCTCGACGTGGGCGCTACCGCCGCCGCGGGCGCCGGTCCCCTCGGTCTCGTCCACCTCGCCTCCATCGCGCTCGTCATCGGTACGGCGGTGCAGGGGCGCCACATCATCGAGGCCATCTCGTGGGGGCTGATCGCGTCCGTCGCGCTCAACCTCGCGCTCGGCCTCGCGCCCGCGTCGGCCATGCTCGTCTTCCGCTCCGCGTCCGAGTCGGGGATCGCGGCGACGCTCGACGGCCTCCCCGTCCTCGGTGCCGTGATCGAGGTGTCGCCCGACGCCTCGGCGGCCGTCGGCGGGAGCCTCTACACCGGCGCGCTCGGCTTCTTCCCGCTGATCGTGCTCGTTCTCCTCATCGTCGGCGCGGCGCAGGTGATGCGCGCCGGCGGCGGCTTCGCCGCCATCGAGGGGTGGCTGCTCGAGAACGTCGCGACCACCGTCCGCCGCGCCGAGACGACGATGGTCATCGGCACCGCCATCGTCAACGCGACGATCACGATCAACACGGCGGCGGAAATCGCCATCGCACCCTTCATCCGGACGCTCGGCCAGCGGTTCAACATCAACGGCTACCGCCGCGCCAACATCCTCGACGCCAACACGTCCGCGCTCGGCTACATCTTCCCGTGGGGCGGCGGCGTCCTCGCCGGCTACGCGGCGATGATCCAACTCCCCCAGCAGTTCGACTGGTTCACCGAGGCGATGCTCGCGAACCCCGCCGCGGTGTGGCCGTACGTCTTCCACGGCTGGTTCCTCGTCGCCGTCTTCCTCGTCGCGGCGTGGACCGGCTACGGGCTGGAGTACGTTCCCGACCGGCAGAGCGAGGAGGTGGCGCGCGTATGA
- a CDS encoding DUF7513 family protein, with protein MNLDKLFAGWTFRTNRPSYGAGDELTAFVTGYDNGAAQVRIGDTIITLADADRGLDDRLVRLRVVEFDADDATGSGELLDVVEDA; from the coding sequence ATGAATCTCGACAAACTGTTCGCTGGCTGGACCTTCCGGACGAACCGGCCGTCGTACGGCGCCGGCGACGAACTCACCGCCTTCGTCACGGGCTACGACAACGGCGCCGCGCAGGTTCGGATCGGCGACACGATCATCACCCTCGCCGACGCCGACCGGGGACTCGACGATAGACTCGTCCGCCTCCGCGTCGTCGAGTTCGACGCCGACGACGCGACGGGCAGCGGCGAACTGCTCGACGTCGTCGAGGACGCGTAG
- a CDS encoding uS10/mL48 family ribosomal protein, translating to MAFVTKLSFQSGDRDALEGLVTDIKELVERKGAECKGPHSAPPERLTVPQYRTLGPGGRFPAWDYTTYSRRLEIHGNDEVARQVGHMDFPEHVHVEIEVDRKKPLGQGRD from the coding sequence ATGGCCTTCGTCACCAAACTCAGCTTCCAGAGCGGCGACCGGGACGCCCTCGAGGGGCTCGTCACCGACATCAAGGAGCTGGTCGAGCGCAAGGGCGCCGAGTGCAAGGGCCCTCACTCCGCGCCGCCGGAGCGACTCACCGTCCCGCAGTATCGCACCCTCGGCCCCGGCGGCCGATTCCCCGCGTGGGACTACACCACCTACTCCCGGCGGCTGGAGATCCACGGCAACGACGAGGTAGCCCGCCAGGTCGGCCACATGGACTTCCCGGAGCACGTCCACGTCGAGATCGAAGTCGATCGCAAGAAACCGCTCGGACAGGGGCGGGACTGA
- a CDS encoding bis(5'-nucleosyl)-tetraphosphatase, giving the protein MTVEATSAGAILFRDTRGHREYLLLKSRPGDWEFPKGGVEGDEELQQTAIREVSEEAGIEDFRLVDGFREEYDYVFEAGGNTIHKTVHLFIARSFEASAELSNEHRDLQWRDYEQAINTITQDGPREILEEAHEYLDELVNEADASEGERTYLG; this is encoded by the coding sequence ATGACGGTCGAAGCGACCAGTGCTGGAGCTATCCTCTTCCGCGACACCCGCGGCCACCGGGAGTACCTCCTCCTGAAGAGCCGTCCCGGGGACTGGGAGTTCCCGAAAGGCGGGGTCGAAGGCGACGAGGAGCTCCAGCAGACTGCGATCAGGGAGGTTAGCGAGGAAGCCGGCATCGAGGACTTTCGCCTCGTCGATGGGTTCCGCGAGGAGTACGACTACGTCTTCGAGGCCGGCGGCAACACCATCCACAAGACGGTCCACCTGTTCATCGCCCGCTCGTTCGAGGCGAGCGCCGAACTCTCGAACGAACACCGCGACCTGCAGTGGCGGGACTACGAGCAGGCGATCAACACCATCACGCAGGACGGTCCCCGCGAAATCCTCGAAGAAGCCCACGAGTATCTCGACGAACTCGTCAACGAGGCCGACGCCAGCGAGGGCGAGCGGACGTACCTCGGGTAG
- a CDS encoding DUF5787 family protein, whose protein sequence is MTYPGDAEFGFELVTCRWAEDAWPPDRDTDAVPVVARQLGTQRRRWDTVVVEAAPDALDARAAFGERPLDSDLLHVVRNAPAEWAWYRDALPDPGYPWRYVRAAVHRADARGVVETRHRGNRIEIRRVAPYPDWVRRIVAIENKPDLDASAARALADQLDHDVRTALADEVWVATATTDATVEPALLEDLPVEAGVLALDFSGAPAATVAWHPATLDPTAETSMAADQKADKRLEIAERAYGSGWRSYVETMRSDCRWFELRDRAGAFVPWCAAKSCHQTAAACSGSCPDFQPEPPGWRTRGWPIDGGPGKGIERLLADRRRRRR, encoded by the coding sequence GTGACCTATCCCGGCGACGCCGAGTTCGGCTTCGAACTCGTCACCTGCCGGTGGGCCGAGGACGCGTGGCCCCCCGACCGCGACACCGACGCCGTCCCCGTCGTCGCCCGCCAACTCGGCACCCAGCGGCGGCGCTGGGACACCGTCGTCGTCGAGGCGGCCCCCGACGCCCTCGACGCCCGCGCGGCCTTCGGCGAGCGGCCGCTCGATTCGGATCTCCTGCACGTCGTCCGGAACGCCCCCGCGGAGTGGGCGTGGTACCGCGACGCCCTCCCCGACCCCGGCTACCCGTGGCGCTACGTCCGCGCCGCGGTTCACCGCGCCGACGCGCGCGGGGTCGTCGAGACGCGGCACAGAGGGAACCGGATCGAGATTCGACGCGTCGCCCCTTACCCCGACTGGGTGCGTCGGATCGTCGCTATCGAAAACAAGCCCGACCTAGACGCGAGCGCGGCGCGGGCGCTCGCCGACCAACTCGACCACGACGTGCGCACCGCGCTCGCGGACGAGGTGTGGGTCGCGACCGCGACCACGGACGCGACGGTCGAACCCGCCCTGCTGGAGGACCTACCGGTCGAGGCGGGCGTGTTGGCGCTCGATTTCTCCGGGGCTCCCGCGGCCACGGTGGCGTGGCACCCCGCGACGCTCGATCCGACGGCGGAGACGTCGATGGCGGCCGACCAGAAGGCCGACAAGCGCCTCGAAATCGCCGAGCGGGCGTACGGCTCGGGGTGGCGATCCTACGTCGAGACGATGCGCTCGGACTGTCGGTGGTTCGAACTCCGCGACCGCGCCGGGGCGTTCGTTCCGTGGTGTGCGGCGAAGTCCTGTCACCAGACGGCCGCGGCGTGTTCGGGGTCGTGTCCCGACTTCCAGCCGGAGCCGCCGGGATGGCGCACCCGTGGCTGGCCGATCGACGGCGGACCGGGCAAGGGAATCGAGCGGTTGTTGGCGGACCGGCGACGACGGCGGCGCTAA
- a CDS encoding DUF5797 family protein → MTLSAAERERLADVVRLQPTKNKELQERWGMESGSEVHGYLEEHLGDYYYRNEDSYICATPEAAELAGVEPGVEGDEEGVDVIRVPELEAQVFDVVAGPDDRSESVVSVLHKVREAFDADPDVDAVREALQSLRRKGVVDVVYRTVPTFKLTVERDDVRVEVV, encoded by the coding sequence ATGACACTGTCGGCAGCGGAACGCGAGCGGCTGGCGGACGTCGTCCGCCTCCAGCCGACGAAGAACAAGGAACTGCAGGAGCGGTGGGGAATGGAGAGTGGCAGCGAGGTCCACGGCTACCTGGAGGAGCATCTCGGCGACTACTACTACCGCAACGAGGACAGCTACATCTGTGCGACGCCGGAGGCGGCCGAACTCGCTGGCGTCGAACCCGGCGTCGAGGGCGACGAGGAGGGCGTCGACGTCATCCGCGTCCCCGAACTCGAAGCACAGGTGTTCGACGTGGTCGCCGGTCCCGACGACCGTTCCGAGAGCGTCGTGAGCGTCCTCCACAAGGTACGCGAGGCGTTCGACGCCGACCCCGACGTGGACGCCGTGCGCGAAGCGCTCCAGAGCCTCCGGCGCAAAGGAGTCGTAGACGTCGTCTATCGGACCGTCCCGACGTTCAAGCTAACCGTCGAACGCGACGACGTGCGGGTCGAAGTCGTTTAG